In Actinoplanes octamycinicus, the genomic window TGACCTTGCCGACGTCACTCTGCAGGAAGGTGGAGGTCGTGATGGTCACGACCTTGCTGCCGGACACCGGCGTCACCTCGCCGGCCCCGGTCTGCCGGGAAGCAACGTTGGCAGGCGGGATGTTGAGCCGCTGCGTCAGGTTCAGGATGCAGGCGGCCTCGTTGTCACTGATGACCAGCACGTCGGTGCATTCCGCGATGGCGGGGTTCACCATGATGCCGCTGGAAGTGGCCACCTCGGTCGGATCGTACTCACCCCGAGCCAGGTAGATGTGCGCCTGGGCCTGCGACCCGTTGAAGGTGGCCGAGGACAGCCCGACACCCCGGATCGCCAGGTTCACCGCGACCGCGGTGTTCGGGGCGGTGTTCGGCGTCGCCTCGATCGCCGGGACGAAGCTGTACGCCGACGGCAGGCTCACGCTGCCGTTCGGAGTGTTGACCGTCAGGATGACGTTCGACTCCTTGGCGTGCATCGGCGTCCGGGCGGTGAACGACGTGGAGTTCACCGGCGTGACGTCGAGCAGCGGAACCCCACCCAGCGTGGCCGTGATCGAGCCCGCGGCGGTCGTCAGGTTGGCGCCCGAGACGGTGATCTCGGTGCCACCCAGCACGGTGCCGGCCGCCGGCGTGACGCCGGACAGCGTGGGCGCGGTCGCCGAGGTGTAGGAAGCGGCGCTCAGCAGCGTGCTCGAACCGGTGTTACCACCGTAGATGCACATCTGGTACTCGGTCGCCGCGGCATTCGTCAGCGGCAGCGCCGGCACCGTGACCGCAGCACGGTAGTTCGACAGCTTGCGCGAAGCCACCGTGGTCGCGACGGTCCCGGTCGTGGTGTAGAAGGCCGGGCACTGGTCCAGCTTGGTGAACACCACGTACGGGGTGGTGACACCACTCAGGAAGGCCGCCGTTGACGTCGCCGTCACACCGTTGCCACCCGCGGCGGTGCCCACCGTGCTGCTGAGCGTGACCGCCGGGACGTTGATGGTGTAGCTGCTCGTGCCGACCAGCGTGTCACCGCTGCTCGATCCGCCGTAGAAGCAGACGCTGTACGGGGTGGAGACGTTGGTCGCGTTCGCACCCGCCGGCAGCACACCGGTCACGGTCGTGGCCGACACCTTGGTCACGCTGGTCACCGCGGCGGTGCCCGGCGTGCCGTAGGTGGCCGGGCATCCCGTCGCCGAGAAGCGGATGCCTGGAGTGGACGCGAACGTCCCGACGTTGGTCGGCACCGTGAAGGTGATCGTGTTGCCCGCGCCGGGCGCGCCGTTCGTCGGGTTCGCCGTGACACTGGGCGTCTGGGTGAAGGCGAGCGGACCGGCCACTGCCGCGCCGCTGGCGTTGGTGTTGTTCTTGTAGACACACAGGTTCATCGCCTGCGGAGCGCCACTGGTCAGCGTCACACCGGTGGGGATGTTGAAGGTCGCGGTGGTGTTGTCGACCTTGTTCGCGCCGGTCGCGGCGTAGGCCACCTTGTCGGTGATCGTGGTGGTGTAGTTCGCCGGACAGGTCGAGTTGTTGGTGTAGATCGCCGCCGGCGTTCCGGTCGCGAACGCGTCGCTGGCAGCGGCCTTCACCGTCACCGTGGTTCCGGTCGGACCACCCGAGGTCGAGAGCGCCGGCTGCACCGTGAAGATGTTGCCGGGGTCGTCGTTGACCAGGGTCGTCGCCGTGGCGCCGTAAACGCACACGCGGTACTGCTTCGCGGCGCCGCCGGCCGGCACGGCCAGACCGGCCGGCACGGTGAACTGCAACGTGTCGTTCGTACCCGCGAGCTTGGCCACGTTCGTCGCGGCGGTCGCGTTGGGACCCAGCGAGGTGTAGTCGGCTGGGCAGCTTGCGAGGGACGACGAGAAGGCCGCCGTCGGCGTTCCGGTGGAGAACGCAGTCGTGGTGGCGACGAAGGTGATCTGGGTGCCGGCGGGGCCGCTGGTCGGGGTGATGCTGGTCGGCGCGACGGCGAGTGCCATCGTCGGCGCGGCTAGTAGGGCGGCCCCCACCACCCCTGTGGACAGCCCGGCGGCGTACGCCAGCCGGGTTTTGTTGCGGGACTTACGCATGCGAGGTCCTCCTACGGGTCCTGCGGACCGCGTCGCTGGATTTTTAGGGCCCTGGCGCTCGGTGAACCGTCGCGGGCCATCTCGCGGAAGCGTAACTATTGCTGCCGGTTCGTCTGGGTAGAGTCGCAAACATCCTCATATGTCAGACAAACTCCTGGTAGGGTCGGTGACCCGCACGGCACCTCGACATATGCCGATGTGACGATCATCGACCGAAGAACAACTAAGGGTCGGCTTCCCTAAATGTCTCAAGAAAGGCTGCCCTAACCATTCTTCTTTTCTCGGAATGTCATCCGGGGAAACGGTTTTGACCTCGAAGCGAGGGTTACATTCGGGGGCGAGAAAACCGGGGACCAGAGGGAGGACGCGCGATGACCCAGATGATGAACATGCCTCGGGTGCAGACCTGCACGGTCACGGACTGTGGCTACAACCACGACGGATGCACCGCGTTCGCGATCACGATCGGTGACCTGAACGCGGAGTGTGACACGTTCATCGGCTCCGGCCTCAGTGGCGGGATGGGTGTGGCCACCGCTCAGGTCGGCGCCTGCAAGCGGGCCGACTGCAAGTACAACAAGGATCTCGAATGTCAGGCCCCGGCGATTACCGTCGGCGCTTCGGCCGACCGCGCCGACTGTCTGACATACGAAAAGTAAGACCACTCCGGCATACGAAAAGTCGGACCACCGCGGAGCCCGCCACCTCCACCCGGAGGCGGCGGGCTTTTCCGTGTCCACCGTTGACATCGGCCGGAGCCGGCGCTAGGTTCATCTCACATCGAGTAAGACTCATAGTGAGAAGGACACGCGATGACCGACGAGGCGAGCTTCCTGGCCGAGTACGACCCCCGGGACTACCCGGCCGTCGCCGTGACCGTCGACGTCGTGGCCCTCACCATCCGGGACGGCAAGCTCTGCGTCCTGCTGGTCGAGCGCGGCGAGCAGCCCTTCGCCGGCCACCGCGCCCTCCCCGGCGGCTTCGTCCGGGACGAGCCGCTCGACGAGGCCGCGCTGCGGGAGCTGGCCGAGGAGACCGGGCTGCACCCCGGCGAGGGCCCCCTGGAGCGGGTCCACCTGGAGCAGCTCCGGACCTATGGGGATCCCGGCCGCGACCCCCGGATGCGCGTCGTCTCGGTCGCCTACCTGGCCTTCGCGCCGCACCTGCCGGAGCCGACCGCCGGCAGCGACGCGGCCCGAGCCTTCTGGATCCCGGTCGAGGACGCCAAGGATCTCGCCTTCGACCACGACCAGATTCTCGCCGAGGGCCTGGACCGGGCCCGGGACAAGCTGGAGTACACCCCGCTCGCGACCGCCTTCGTCGACCGCGAGTTCACCGTCTCCGAGCTGCGCGCCGTCTACACCGCGGTGTGGGGCGAGGAGCTGCACGCCGGCAATTTCCACCGCAAGGTGCTGTCGGTGCCCGGCTTCGTGGAGAGCACCGGCGAGACGGCGGCCCGCGGCGGCGAGCGCGGCGGCCCGCGGGCGAAGCTCTACCGGGCCGGCGACGCCACCCTGCTGCACCCCGCCCTGCTGCGGCCGACCCGGGAGGACCGCATCCGATGAGCCCCGGGGCCACCGACCTGATCACCCCCCAGCACCACCGGATCTAGGAGATCACCATGGGAAGCGGACGCTGGTCCACCGACGTCTACGCCGCCGCCGAGCACTACCGCGCGGCGACCGGCCAGAGCGCCTTCGCCTACAGCGACAGCGGCGCCCGCCGGGTGCACGCCGCCCTCGACCCGCGCGACGTGTTCATGCGGGAGTGCCGGGACAGCGACGAGCACCCGGCGAGCACCCCGATCGTGGTGATGTTCGACGTCACCGGCTCGATGCGGCACGTGCCGCGGGTGCTGCAGGCCGAGCTGCCGCAGCTGCTCGGCCGGCTCACCCAGCAGGGGCGGGTCACCGACCCGCAGATCATGTTCGGCGCGATCGGCGACGCCACCTGCGACCGGGTGCCGCTGCAGGTGGGCCAGTTCGAGTCGGACAACCGGATGGACGAGGACCTGTCCCGGATCGTGCTGGAGGGCGGCGGGGGCGGCGGCAAGCGCGAGTCCTACGAGCTGGCGATGTACTTCCTGGCCCGGCACGTGGTCACCGACTCGATGGTCCAGCGGCAGAAAAAGGGCTTCCTCTTCCTGATCGGCGACGAGATGCCCTATCAGCAGGTCAAGCCGGACGAGGTGGGCGCGGTCATCGGCGACGACCTGCGCCAGCCGATCCCGACGCGAGAGATCCTCGCCGAGTTGCGCCGCAAGTTCGAGGTGTTCTTCATCCTGCCCACCGCGGCCAGCCACGGCGGCGACCGGCAGGTCCTGCGGACCTGGCGTGACCTGCTCGGGCAGAACGTGCTGGAGCTCGACGACCTGGCTGACATCTGCGAGACGATCGCCCGCCAGGTGGCCTCCTCCGACGACGAGCCGCGGCGGCCGCAGCTGTCGCTCACCGCCCGCCGGTGGTGATGGCGGAGCACGTCGCGGTCGTCGACCTCGGCTACGGGGACGCCGGCAAGGGCACCGTGGTGGACGCGCTCTGCGGGCGCGGTCCGGTGCGCGCGGTGCTGCGCTTCAACGGGGGAGCGCAGGCCGCGCACAACGTGGTCACCGACGACGGGCGGCACCACACGTTCAGCCAGTTCGGCTCGGGCACGTTCCGCGGCGTGCCGACCCACCTGACCCGCTTCATGATCGTCGATCCGCTCGCGCTGGCCGCCGAGGCGGCCGCGCTGGGCAACCCGTTCGACCTGCTCACGGTGGACGGGGACGCCCTGCTCGCCACTCCGTGGCATCGCGCGGCGAACCGGCGCAGGGAGCGCTCGGACCGGCACGGTTCCTGCGGGATGGGGGTGGGCGAGACTGTCGCGTACGCCCTGAGCAGCACCGAAGCGCCCCGGGTCGCGGACGTGCGCTCCCCCGCACGGCTGCGGCGGCGGCTGGCGATGGTGCGGGACGCCTACGGGTTCGCCGACCTCCCGCTCGACGACGTGGTGGACGCGTTCACCGCGTTCGGCAAGGCGGTCCGGATCGTCCCGGGCTCCTTCACCGACCGGCTGCTCCGCGAGGGTCCGTGCGTCTTCGAGGGCGCGCAGGGCGTGCTGCTCGACGAGTGGCGCGGCTGGCACCCGCACACCACCTGGTCCACCACCACGTTCGACAACGTGGCGGAGCTGTGCCCGTCGTTCCGCCGGCTCGGGGTGGTCCGCACCTTCACCACCCGGCACGGGGCCGGCCCGTTCGTCACCGCCGACCCGGCGCTGGATCTGCCGGAGGCGCACAACGGTCACGGCGAGTGGCAGGGCGCGTTCCGGGCCGGCCATTTCGACGCGGTCGCCCATCGGTACGCCGTGGAGGTCTGCGGCGGCGTCGACGAGCTGGCCGTCACCCACCTGGACGCGCCCGGCCGGGCACCGGGCCTGCGGATCTGCACGTCCTATCGGGATACCGACCGGATCGTTCCCGGCCCGCCGCGCGATCTGGCGTACCAGGCGACCCTGACCGCCGCCCTGACCCGCGCCACCCCCGCTGAGCTGCACCGACCCGACAATTGGGCGGAAGCGATCGGCGCCCTGCTCAGGGTTCCGGTCACCCTGGAGTCGTACGGCCCGCGCGCCGCCGACAAGCGTTTCGTCCCCGCGGGAGTACACCGTCCGGAGCGGATACCTCCGGTGGCGTATTGCCCGGTCTGACCCCCCGGAGAACGCTGAACGCATCGGTTCTTCAAAGGGGGAAAGCCCGATGCGCTCCGCTTATCGAGCTGTGTCTGG contains:
- a CDS encoding IPT/TIG domain-containing protein → MRKSRNKTRLAYAAGLSTGVVGAALLAAPTMALAVAPTSITPTSGPAGTQITFVATTTAFSTGTPTAAFSSSLASCPADYTSLGPNATAATNVAKLAGTNDTLQFTVPAGLAVPAGGAAKQYRVCVYGATATTLVNDDPGNIFTVQPALSTSGGPTGTTVTVKAAASDAFATGTPAAIYTNNSTCPANYTTTITDKVAYAATGANKVDNTTATFNIPTGVTLTSGAPQAMNLCVYKNNTNASGAAVAGPLAFTQTPSVTANPTNGAPGAGNTITFTVPTNVGTFASTPGIRFSATGCPATYGTPGTAAVTSVTKVSATTVTGVLPAGANATNVSTPYSVCFYGGSSSGDTLVGTSSYTINVPAVTLSSTVGTAAGGNGVTATSTAAFLSGVTTPYVVFTKLDQCPAFYTTTGTVATTVASRKLSNYRAAVTVPALPLTNAAATEYQMCIYGGNTGSSTLLSAASYTSATAPTLSGVTPAAGTVLGGTEITVSGANLTTAAGSITATLGGVPLLDVTPVNSTSFTARTPMHAKESNVILTVNTPNGSVSLPSAYSFVPAIEATPNTAPNTAVAVNLAIRGVGLSSATFNGSQAQAHIYLARGEYDPTEVATSSGIMVNPAIAECTDVLVISDNEAACILNLTQRLNIPPANVASRQTGAGEVTPVSGSKVVTITTSTFLQSDVGKVITGAGIPAGTVIREVTAAGTSAVLSKAATAGVAMQATIGAANARGSLTVVGNGTANVSFADGILTKADIGRWITGTNYAAPRQVLSVDEAADTAVLSGVAPNASTADVVVIPNVPVPAGAYTLTFVSNGSPAANTGDPTYSQSVVTPGATFTVTNS
- a CDS encoding DUF1540 domain-containing protein, whose amino-acid sequence is MTQMMNMPRVQTCTVTDCGYNHDGCTAFAITIGDLNAECDTFIGSGLSGGMGVATAQVGACKRADCKYNKDLECQAPAITVGASADRADCLTYEK
- a CDS encoding NUDIX hydrolase; the encoded protein is MTDEASFLAEYDPRDYPAVAVTVDVVALTIRDGKLCVLLVERGEQPFAGHRALPGGFVRDEPLDEAALRELAEETGLHPGEGPLERVHLEQLRTYGDPGRDPRMRVVSVAYLAFAPHLPEPTAGSDAARAFWIPVEDAKDLAFDHDQILAEGLDRARDKLEYTPLATAFVDREFTVSELRAVYTAVWGEELHAGNFHRKVLSVPGFVESTGETAARGGERGGPRAKLYRAGDATLLHPALLRPTREDRIR
- a CDS encoding adenylosuccinate synthetase, yielding MAEHVAVVDLGYGDAGKGTVVDALCGRGPVRAVLRFNGGAQAAHNVVTDDGRHHTFSQFGSGTFRGVPTHLTRFMIVDPLALAAEAAALGNPFDLLTVDGDALLATPWHRAANRRRERSDRHGSCGMGVGETVAYALSSTEAPRVADVRSPARLRRRLAMVRDAYGFADLPLDDVVDAFTAFGKAVRIVPGSFTDRLLREGPCVFEGAQGVLLDEWRGWHPHTTWSTTTFDNVAELCPSFRRLGVVRTFTTRHGAGPFVTADPALDLPEAHNGHGEWQGAFRAGHFDAVAHRYAVEVCGGVDELAVTHLDAPGRAPGLRICTSYRDTDRIVPGPPRDLAYQATLTAALTRATPAELHRPDNWAEAIGALLRVPVTLESYGPRAADKRFVPAGVHRPERIPPVAYCPV